GGAATTTTAATACTGACCGACTCTGAAACCGAGTGCAGTTCCGAAATACCCGAAATAAAAGTGGGAACCCGCTCATTGTTCGGAATAATGCACTACCTGTCGCAGAACGTAAAAGTACCCGATAGGGACAGGGAAATAGTCAAAATTTCAACTATTAAGAACGGCGAAGGTTGCAGTGAAGAAGGCAAAAAGCGAGATGGTTGGGACTGCAGTCCCGCTGGAAAGCGATTCGAAATCATATCAAGCGATACGCGACCTCAGCTGATTTGTTCAAGTCCCCGAACTGATGGAGACTGTGCTTCGGTTGTTACCAGACATAACGGTCACTGGTTTTACGTCGATGCCAAGGATCATAACAGCAAAGCGACTTTCGCGCTGCTGACGAAGTTATTTGAGATACAAATCTCTGACAGGGAAACGAATCAAGGCATTCTTCTTGTTCAGTAACCTTACCTATGTCAGCGGAAAGACGCGGTAGGGAGGGGTAAAGCGGAGACAGGGCGACGACGCGTTACTCAATGTCGTCCGGTACTTTTTCGAGATTTGTTTTTATTACACGAAGGAAATTCGTTCCCATTATTTTTTCCACAACCCCCCTCGAATACCCTTTGCCGAGAAGATAGTCGGGAAGCGTGCGAAGTTCGGCTATGTGCCTCATCTCTTCGGGGAAGTCTTTTATGGGCGCTCCGTCCATGTCGGTTCCCATTCCCACGTGATCTTCGCCACAGACGTTTATGATATGGTCTATGTGGGCGTATATGTCTTCTAGGGTGGCTAGACCCTGTCCTTTTCTAAGAAACTTCCCGTAGAAAACAACTCCGGTTACTCCACCCCTCTCGGAGATGGCGCGAAGCTGCTCGTCGCGCAGATTCCTCGGGTGATCCACAAGCACTCTTGAATTCGAGTGGGTCGCAACGGGTATGAGCTCCGTGAGTTCCACGCTTTCCCAAAAACAGCGTTCGTTCAGATGGGAGAGATCAAGCGTGATGCCGAGGGCGTTCATTTGGCGGAGAAGTTCCTTTCCCTGCTCGGAGAGTCCCTCGTCGCTCTCGGGCCCTGACGCGTAGATGTTCCTGTTATTCCAGGAGAGACCGACCGCCCGGACGCCCCTTTCGTGGTATTCGAGAATATGCTCCGGGTTCAAAACCGGATCCGCTCCTTCCATCAGCGTGAAAAACCCGATTTTCTCTTCCTCGCCGAGTCTTTCTATATCCCGTCTGTTTTTTATCTGGAAAACGCTTTCCGAGTATTCGCAGTATATGTCGTCGTATGTGTCAAGCTGGGCCATGGCTTCCGCCACCGAGCCTTCGGGCTTGTGCTTCGGGTGAATGAAAACGGTATTGAAGACTACCCTTACCCCGCTTTGCCTAAGCCCCGGCAGGGTTATCATGCAGGGGACCTCGGGATTCTCGAAATCCCTTTTGTAGTGACGCACGTGAAAGGCTATGTCCTGATGAGCGTCGACGGTGAGAAAAGCCGGAGGAGTTCCCCATCCTCCTCCTCCCGGGGTCTCGATCCTTACCGCTTCTCCGGCTTTTACCGCAATGGAGCATTTCGCGGGCAGTTTCTTCTCCTCTTTGCCCGATACGAGCGTGTTCTGCCCGCTTTTTCCGTCTTCTCCGCCTTGGGTTCCCCAGGGATGTCTCTCCCTTCTCTCGGTTATCAAGGAGACGTGTGAGTCTTCAAGGAACCTGTACTGCCTTACGATTCCGTCCCCGCCCGGAAAACTGCCTGCTCCTCCGGACCCTTTTTTTATGAAGTATGATTCCACCATTACGGGAAGTTCCCTCTCTATTGCCTCAACAGGGGTGTTGAGCGTGTTTGTCATGTGCGTGTGCACGGCGTTTGCCCCGTTTGCGCCTGACCGTCCCCCCATTCCACCGGCTATGGTTTCGTAATAGGCGTAGGAGGAATCAGCAGGGGTGTCCTCCGGCGAGCCGAAAGCCAGGTTGCTCATCGTTCCCGCGCTTGCTGCCTGTATAGTTTCGGGGATTGCCTGCGCGAGCGCTCCGAACACCACATCCACTATCCTCTGCGATGTCTCGACGTTTCCGCCGACGACCGCGCTCGGGTATCGGGCGTTTAGAATGGAGTCCTCGTCGACTTTGATCTCAATCGGCCTGAGCGTCCCCGAATTAAGGGGGGTGTCTTCGCCTGAGAGACACTGAAAGCAGTACAAAACTGCCGAAGTCGTTACGCTCAGGGGAGCGTTAAGACATCCTCTTACCTTCTTTGAACTTCCCCTGAAATCCACGACCGCCGTGTCCCCAGTTACGTTTATTCTTGCCTTTATCGGTATGTCCCGTGTTCCCGCTCCGTCGTCTTCAATATAGTCGGTAAAGACGTAATCGCCGTCCGGTATTTTCTCTATGGCGTTTCTCATAAGCCTCTCCCCGTAATCAAGAAGCCCGGAAGCGGCATTGTTTATTTTCAAAAGAGAGTATTTCTCCAGAAGTTCCCGCATCCTCTTCTCCCCGGTGTCAAGCGAGGCTATCTGGGCTCGCAGGTCTCCTTCTCTTTCCTCATGATCCCTGGTTGAGAGAATTATCTCCTGGAGCAGAGTTTCTTTAAGAACTCCCCCTTCCCGTATCCTTGTCGGGGGTATTATGATTCCCTCTTCGTGGATTGTCGTTGAAAGGGGCATGGACCCGGGGGTGCTGCCTCCTATGTCCGCGTGGTGGGCGCGCGAGGCAAGGAGAAACTCCGGTTTTCCGTCAACAAACACGGGCGCGACGCACGTTACGTCCGGCAGATGCGTTCCGCCGCGGAACGGGTCGTTAAGAATAAAAACGTCTCCCGGGCAAAGATTCTCCGTTGCCACCGATCTTGCGGCAAAGGACATTGACCCGAGGTGTATGGGGATATGGGCCGCCTGGGCGATCATTTCCCCGTCCGAGTTGAATATGGCGCAGGAAAGATCTCTTCTTTCCTTTATGTTGGGAGAGAATCCCGCTCTTACGAGAACAGAACCCATCTCCTCGGCGATTGTTCCGAGAAGATTGTTGAAAATTTCGAGTTCAAAAAGTTTTAGTTCCATACGGGCAAAATAATAACCAATTTTAAGGATTGCCCGTGTGAAGGGGAGTAAGATGCAAGGCTAAGCCTGGGAACTTTGCGATATCGCGCTCTGAAGGGCTTCTCCCATCTCCGCCGGGCTTTTGCAGGTGGTGACTCCGGCACGCTCAAGCGCCCGGAACTTGTCTTCGGCGCTTCCCGAGCTCCCGGAAATTATGGCTCCCGCGTGACCCATCCTTTTCCCCTTGGGCGCCGTGGCTCCCGCGATGAAAGCGGCTATGGGTTTTGAGAAGCTCTCGCTTATGTACTCAGCGGCCTCTTCTTCGTCTGACCCGCCGATTTCCCCTATCATTACCACCGCGTCTGTGTCCGGGTCGTTCTCAAAGAGGGAGAGCGCGTCAATAAACGTGGTTCCGATCACCGGATCCCCGCCTATGCCTATGCAGGTTGATTGTCCTATGTCGAGGTTGGTAAGCTGCCAGACGGCCTCGTAGGTCAGAGTTCCGCTCCTTGAGATTATCCCCACTCTTCCGGGTTTATGGATGTATCCAGGCATTATTCCCACCTTGGCCTCTCCGGGTGTCATGACGCCCGGGCAGTTTGGCCCCACGAGCCTCGCATCGGAACCCCTCATGTACTCCTTTACCCTTACAACATCCAGGGTGGGTATTCCCTCGGTTATGCAGATTACGAGCTCAACGCCGGAATCGAGGGCCTCTAGCATCGAATCCATCGCAAACGCCGCTGGAACGAACACAAGGGACACGTTCGCTCCGGTCTCCCGCACAGCTTCGGCCATTGTGTCGAAAACAGGGAACCCTTCGACGGTGCTTCCGCCTTTTCCGGGCGTTACGCCGCCAACGACGTTGGTTCCGTACTCCCGGCACTGGGTCGCGTGGAAAAGCCCGGCGCTTCCCGTTATTCCCTGCACGAGGACTTTTGAGTCTTTATTTACGAGAATGCTTATTTTTCCGGTTCTCCCTTGAGAGCTTCATTGTTTTTCAAATGAGGGGGAACTATAACATGCCTGGTCTGTTTTTTCAAAGTGTTTTGCTCCTGGGTTTGCAAAGAGGGCAAAGAGTATTTATAGAGCTTTAAATTCCCAGAGTCATCTTATCCCGGTGACATCTTTGCTTCCCGTGGAAACAGGTAATTAATAGTGTGAATTCACGTGGAGCAGGGGGTGGCCTGTTAGGACTAAACGTTCCGTATCACTCTGAAATAACTTAATATTTACCTTGACAAACAGTTAAGCGGTAGAATAGAATCACTCTTAGGCTGTATGGAATTTTCACAGCCTGCGATGTTCAGTTGACGTCAGTAATCTTTCAACCTAAAAGGATAATTCCTTAATAACTTATGATGGGGCAAGTGGCTAGTTATAGAGGTAATTACGTTTTTAAATCTCTCTTTTGAGTATGCGAGCCCCAAGACTGAAACTGTAGAGAGACAAGGAAAATTTCCATGTCCAGAATTAAGTTCAGCATTTTTATCTTGTTTGTAGTTATCATTTCCGGTTGTGGCGGTGGAAGCGGAGACGAGGGAACTCCGCCTCCGGTAGAGCGGCCTCCGGTAGAGCCACCTCCGGTAGAACCGCCTCCGGTAGAGCCACCTCCGGTAGAACCGCCTNNNNNNNNNNAGAGCCACCTCCGGTAGAACCGCCTCCGGTAGAGCCACCTCCGGTAGAACCGCCTCCGGTAGAGCCACCTCCGGTAGAACCGCCTTCTTCTACAGATAACTTCGCTCGCTGGAATGACCTTCTGAATGAACCTCGTTTCTGGTGGAGAGAATCCGAACCTTATTCCTGCGAACAGTCGGAAAACCCCGATTCCCCGTGGCTGAGTGCCGGTCTTATCGATCTTGGCGGATCCGACCCTCTTTCCCTTATCCGTTATTTCGGCAATGGGAGCTACCTTCGGTATGGATCTCAGGTTCTTGATGGATGTACTCAGCCTGAAGAGCACCCCAGAGGATTCAACATTGACCCGCCTGCCGACCCGACGTACTACTCCTTGGGCGATCTGGACATATACGTGGATATTGCCCGCGTTCCACCGAACGCCTCGGGGTGGTTTCAAGACGATGGGAGACGGGTCAATTTCAGCATGGGGGATGTGGTTTCGCTCCTGAATCAGTATGTCGCCTCCTACTGGAGAAGGGTATCTGAGGACAATCTCCGGATCACTTTTCATGCGGGCATTGAATTCACGGTAGGCGGGGATGGAAGTCCAGACGCAACGCACGATCAACAGCTTGTGGAACTCGGGATCTGCGTGGATGTAGACGATTGTGAGCGGTACGGTTTCCCAGGTGGGCTTAACCGGATGATTCTAAACGATGTCAGTGTTGACACGGCAGGCCAGGGAGTCAATGGATGGGCAAGGTTCGGGCTTGTGAGTATTCGCGATGCGGACATGGAGCTTGTCATCCACGAGATGGGCCACGCCTGGATGGATTGGCCGCATTCTTTCACGGAAATACCTTGGGTTCCTTCTGGAGGAGCAGTAAATGATCCCAATCCTTACAGTAACTTCTATGACGTGATGTCCCAGCTGGGTTCAGTTCGCATTAGAGGCTGGAATGTCAACATGCCCTCCACAATGGCGATCAACCGCTACTCCGCGGGCTGGATCATGCCTGAGGACGTGGCCCTGCATCTTCAGGATACAGGGACGTATAGGTTGAGCAAACCACGGGAAAGCGGCTACCAGTTCCTTGTGATACATTCGGGTCGCCGCCACGCCTTCACGACGCTTGAAGTGCTCGATGAGTATCCTTCTAGGTACAGGGTGACCGGGGCGGATGTTTACGATCCGAGGGGAAGGCGCTCTCGGAGGTACGAGGGAGTTCTGATAAACAGGTACGATCAGAGTGCCGGCACAGGCGCCCAGACCCGGACTGGTCCCGCTTTATACAACAAGAGCAATCGCAATCGTCTTATGGATGTAGGAGGGGGCCGTGACGATTACTCGGTCATCCAGGATGGAGAAACGCGCGAGATCGGCGGCGGTGTCAGCGTTTCTGCGAAAAGGAATTCGGATGGAAGTTATGAAGTCACCGTAAGCGGCGGTAAAGTAGCCGAGTTCCAGAAGTGGTGTTTTCCTATCTGGTTCCCGGTTGAAGAGGGAGAGGATGAGTACGATACCGGCTGCCTTCTTAACGAACCGCTTAGTAACTTCTGAACAGACTGCTTCAGAGCAGGGAATATTACCGAGGCGGTCTGTCTGCACAAAGCGGGTTTTTTTAAGAACAGAAGCTGGATTTACTCTATGTTCTGAATCTGTTCCCGTATTTTCTCGAGTTCAAGACGTACGTTTATTGTAAGGTGCGAGATTCCCGCGTCCTTGCATTTTGCAGATATTGTTCCCGCTTCCCTGTTCATTTCCTGAACCAGGAAATCAAGCTCCTTCCCCACGGGCCCTTTTTTCCTGGCGGTTTTCCTGAACTTGGAGATATGAGCCTCAAGCCTCACGATTTCCTCGTCAATCTCGCTTTTCTCCGTCACTATGGCCGCGGCCTCCTGAGAGATGATAGGATCGTTCTTGTGCCTTGAGGAGAAGATTTTCTCGATCTTCTCTTTCGTTTTCTTCTCGGATTTCTTTACGAATTCCTTTCGTTTTTTCTTTACGCTGTCAACAGTTTTTCTTATGATTTCCAAGCGCCCGAGTATCGCTTTCTCAAGCTTCTGCCCCTCGGCTTCCCGGCTCCGGTTGAACTTTGCGAGGGCTTTTGCTACTGCTTCCCTGATTCTGGCTTCCGTCTCTCTTGAGATCTCGGGTCCGATGTGGGTCTCAAAGGAATTCTCCATCATGAGCAGGTGCTCGATTCCTATCTCCGTTTTGAGTCCCAGGGCGGAGTTGATTTTTTTAAGAGAACTGTGATTTTCCCGGAGCACTTTTTCGGACAGACGCTGCCTTTCCTTTCGGTTTGCCTGCACGGAGAGCCTGAGGCGGAGTTTCCCTCTCTGAATCGAGTTCTTCATCCTGTCCTCAATGACGGTTTCCATCTGTGAAAAAGATTCGGGAACGCTGGCCTTGACGTCAAGGAACCTGTGATTCTCCGATCGTATGTCCACTAGGATCTTCCCGATCTCGGTGCTTACCGACGATTCCGCGAAACCAGTCATGCTCTTCATAATAGGATTTTGTCCTTCATGGGTATCCGTTTTTCCCAAGCAGGATACCCGCAACGGTTCCAATTCCCAACCTCTGCCTCGCCGCCCTGTATATTCTCGGAATTTGCCTGTACCATGTTTCTCGTTTAACTTCTTAGAACTATTCAAAGGATCTCCGGTCTCTGCTCCATGAGAAAAACCTATCTTTTTATTCTGCTGCCGTTGCTGTTTCTTTCTCTTTCCTGCGCTGTTCCGGTACGGGGTGCGGGTGAGAGGAGACAACCGAAAGTTTCCGCCACGAGCGTCGTAAAGTCTTTTCTTCAGGCGCTTAAGGAGCAGGACTTTGAATCCGCTTATGAAAAAGTGCACATATTCAGCTCAGACCGTGAAGGTTACGTAAGCAGGCTCAAGCTTCTTTACGAAAATTACGACCTCAGGGTAATTGACTACAGGATTCTGGCGACCCAGCTTTTCAAGGATACAGCCATAGTGGTTGCGGAAGTTGAGGTCGACTACAGCAAGCCGGGCGAGAGCGAGCGTCTCAGAGCCAGATACACAAACCGTTACGATCTTTCCATACCCGAGAAAAAGTGGAAGATAGTAAAGGACGAATGCATTGAGAACTGCAGTTACGAACCGGAGAGTGGAAGCGGAGACGGAGAAAGTTAGGATGATAAAAGTTGCGGTAGCAGGGGTGTGCGGGCGCATGGGAATGAGCCTGGCCTCGCTTGCGGCGGCGGACGGGGATATTGAGCTTGTGGGAGCCACGGAGGTGTCGGGACACCCCTCGATCGGTCGCGGGCTCGGGGATTTTGTCGAGGGTGCGGAGCCTGGAGTGAGCGTGAGTGACGGCATTGAGGTTGCCGCCGGGGCCGCGGACGTGATAATCGACTTCACCGCTCCAGAAGTGACCCTTGCGCACGCCGAATATTCGGTCCGGAACGGAAAGTCGATGGTTATAGGAACAACGGGCTTTACCCCGGAGCAGAGAGAAAGGCTCCTGCGGTTGCTTGAGCAGATACCCTGCGTTTTCGCTCCTAACATGAGCGTTGGCGTCAACGTTCTTTTCGAGATATCAAGACAGGTGGCGTCTCATCTTGGAGACGGGTATGACGCCGAGATTTTCGAGACTCATCACAGGGGCAAGGCCGATTCTCCGAGCGGAACGGCAATCGCTCTTGCCGAAGCGGTTGCCTCTGGTGTGGGCTCTGAGCTTGAGGACGTGGCGAGATATGAAAGGCACGGACGTATAGGGGCGAGAGAAAAGGGAGAGATAGGCATCCAGACGCTTCGAGGAGGAGACGTGGTGGGGGATCACACCGTCATGTTCCTCGGTGACGGAGAGAGGGTGGAGCTTACCCACAAGGCCACCAGCAGGGATAATTTTTCTGCGGGCGCGCTTCGCGCGGCGAAATGGATCCCGGGAAAATCCCCGGGGGTCTACACGATGAGGGACGTGCTCGGATTCTGATCCCGAAGCGTTTATCCACATGTACAGGTTCAGGCTTATTGAAAAGGAGAGGGGCGGTTCCGCCAGGCTCGGGGAAATCCGCACCTCCGCTGAAACGGTCGAGACTCCGGCCTTCATGCCCGTGGCGACCCAGGGAGCGGGCAAGGCCATCTCGCCGCTTGATCTTCGCCGCCTCGGTTTTCGGGTTCTTATCGCAAACGCCTACCATCTCTACCTGAGGCCCGGCACGGACATAATAAGTTCTCTCGGAGGACTTCACCGTTACATGTCCTGGGACGGCGCGATCGTCACCGACAGCGGCGGCTATCAGGTCCTGAGCCTCGCGAAAAGCAGAAAGATCACAGAAGACGGAGTTTCCTTCCGCTCTCACATAGACGGAAGCGAGCACTTTTTCTCGCCGCAGGTCTCAATAGCCGTTCAGGAAGACCTGGGCTCTGACGTGATGATGTGTTTTGACGAGTGTCCGGCCCATGATTCCCCGTACGAGTATGTGGAGAAATCGGTCTCTCTCACGACGCGCTGGGCGAAGCTCTGCAAGGAGGCTAGGCGGGACCCCTCAAGGGCCCTTTTCGGTATCGTCCAAGGAGGAGTGCACGAGGACCTTAGGGAGCGCTCTGCGGGAGAGCTTGTGGATATAGGGTTTGACGGTTACTCGATAGGCGGGCTCGGGGTCGGCGAGTCAAGCGGGGCGACTTTTGAGATTACCGAACTCTGCGCCGGGCTCCTGCCCGAAGACAGTCTCCGCTACCTCATGGGCATCGGAACCCCGAGTGACATAGTGAGGGCCGTGGCTCTCGGGGTTGATCTTTTCGACTGCGTCATCCCGACCCGGAACGCCCGCAACGGAACTCTCTTTACAAGCCGGGGAAAAGTGGTTATAAAAAACTCCCGTTACGCGTACGACCGCTCCGCGCTTGATGAGAATTGCGGCTGTTACACGTGCGGAAATTTCTCAAGGTCGTATCTGAGGCATATATTCATGGCGGGGGAGATTCTCTCCCTTCAGCTTTTGACCCTTCATAACCTCTATTATTACTCCGAGTTGATGAGAAAAATAAGAGAATCGATAAAAA
Above is a genomic segment from Candidatus Dadabacteria bacterium containing:
- the sucD gene encoding succinate--CoA ligase subunit alpha — translated: MSILVNKDSKVLVQGITGSAGLFHATQCREYGTNVVGGVTPGKGGSTVEGFPVFDTMAEAVRETGANVSLVFVPAAFAMDSMLEALDSGVELVICITEGIPTLDVVRVKEYMRGSDARLVGPNCPGVMTPGEAKVGIMPGYIHKPGRVGIISRSGTLTYEAVWQLTNLDIGQSTCIGIGGDPVIGTTFIDALSLFENDPDTDAVVMIGEIGGSDEEEAAEYISESFSKPIAAFIAGATAPKGKRMGHAGAIISGSSGSAEDKFRALERAGVTTCKSPAEMGEALQSAISQSSQA
- a CDS encoding YicC family protein encodes the protein MKSMTGFAESSVSTEIGKILVDIRSENHRFLDVKASVPESFSQMETVIEDRMKNSIQRGKLRLRLSVQANRKERQRLSEKVLRENHSSLKKINSALGLKTEIGIEHLLMMENSFETHIGPEISRETEARIREAVAKALAKFNRSREAEGQKLEKAILGRLEIIRKTVDSVKKKRKEFVKKSEKKTKEKIEKIFSSRHKNDPIISQEAAAIVTEKSEIDEEIVRLEAHISKFRKTARKKGPVGKELDFLVQEMNREAGTISAKCKDAGISHLTINVRLELEKIREQIQNIE
- a CDS encoding 4-hydroxy-tetrahydrodipicolinate reductase, producing the protein MIKVAVAGVCGRMGMSLASLAAADGDIELVGATEVSGHPSIGRGLGDFVEGAEPGVSVSDGIEVAAGAADVIIDFTAPEVTLAHAEYSVRNGKSMVIGTTGFTPEQRERLLRLLEQIPCVFAPNMSVGVNVLFEISRQVASHLGDGYDAEIFETHHRGKADSPSGTAIALAEAVASGVGSELEDVARYERHGRIGAREKGEIGIQTLRGGDVVGDHTVMFLGDGERVELTHKATSRDNFSAGALRAAKWIPGKSPGVYTMRDVLGF
- the tgt gene encoding tRNA guanosine(34) transglycosylase Tgt, which encodes MHMYRFRLIEKERGGSARLGEIRTSAETVETPAFMPVATQGAGKAISPLDLRRLGFRVLIANAYHLYLRPGTDIISSLGGLHRYMSWDGAIVTDSGGYQVLSLAKSRKITEDGVSFRSHIDGSEHFFSPQVSIAVQEDLGSDVMMCFDECPAHDSPYEYVEKSVSLTTRWAKLCKEARRDPSRALFGIVQGGVHEDLRERSAGELVDIGFDGYSIGGLGVGESSGATFEITELCAGLLPEDSLRYLMGIGTPSDIVRAVALGVDLFDCVIPTRNARNGTLFTSRGKVVIKNSRYAYDRSALDENCGCYTCGNFSRSYLRHIFMAGEILSLQLLTLHNLYYYSELMRKIRESIKTGTFRHLHSELIDAEEE